A segment of the Aureliella helgolandensis genome:
TCCCGATCGCCCAGGAACGCTACTCGCCACTGGCGCGCCCAACCCACGTTTTTGATCGTGGCGGGTTCCTCAGCAAAACAGAGCTGGTGACAGCGAAAACACCCGCCTTTTTGCCTCCGGTGATCGGCTCCAACCTGATGGGAGAGGCGGCGCACAGCGTGACTCCGGTCAATCGCTTGGACCTCGCCCGTTGGCTGGTGGCACCCGAGAATCCACTCACTTCCCGGGTGATGGTCAATCGCTTGTGGGCCGCAATGTTTGGAGCTGGGATCGTTGAGACGCAGGAGGATTTTGGATCGTCGGGAGCGAATCCCACGCATCCAAGATTATTGGATGATCTAGCCGTTCGTTTTCGAACTGAGATGGGGTGGCATCCGAAAGCGTTGCTCCGAGAAATGGCGTTGAGTTCAACCTATCGCCAATCGTCGGAGGTATCGGCCGAGAAATTAGCACTGGATCCGCAAAACCAACTTCTGAGTCGCGGTTCCCGCAGGCGTTTGTCGGCGGAAACGATTCGCGATCAAGCACTCGCCCTTTCGGGATTGCTTAGTAGCGAACAATTTGGTCCACCTGTCTACCCTCCAATCCCCGATGGGGTGTGGCAACCATTTCAATCTAGCGACAAGTGGAAAACGGCAGGTGCTGACGATGCGGATCGATATCGTCGCACGATCTACACCTACACCAAGCGTTCCATTCCCTTTCCGTTAATGGCCTCCTTTGACGCTCCTTCTCGTGAGTTCTGTTCCGTGCGGAGACTCCCGTCTAACACGCCACTCCAGGCGTTAATGACCATGAACGATACGACCTTTGTCGAGGCCGCCCAGGCCTTGGCCGTCAGAATGCTGAATGACGAAGATCGTTTAGAAGCTCAACTCTCCTTTGGTTTGAGCCTGGTGACAGGGCGAGAGCCGCAAGAGCAGGAGCTAGCAGAGTTGGCCGCCTTGTACCAGCAGAGTGTGGATTTGAGTTGGCCTACAAACGAGGCAGGAGATGGGGACGCAGAAGTTGAAACGCCAGCAAAACCACTGGCGGACCCAAACCAGGCAGCCATGGTGATCGTGGCGGGGGTGCTGTTGAATCTGGACGAAGTACTCAGTCGCTGAGTTGGCCGCCAGTCGGCTTCCACCGCTCCCCCACAAAATGCACTTCAAGGAACCTATCGCGATGTCCCATAAGTCCATCATTCACGAAGCCAACGAACAAGCGTTGCAGTACCAGACTCGCCGGCACTTCCTCAGCCAATGCACAACCGGCCTTGGATCTTTGTGGTTGGCATCGCAGGCCCAAGGGGCCACTCCCAATAAAGTAGGTGGGGATAGTGCGCGGGGATTGCATGTGCCTCCCAAAGTCAAGCGAGTCATCTACTTGCACATGATCGGCGCGCCCAGCCAGCTGGAGTTGTTTGACTACCGACCAGAATTGCAAAAATACGATGGGAAGGATTGTCCTCAAGCCTATTTGGAAGGACAGAGATTCGCCTTCATACAAGGCACGCCTCAAATGTTGGGGCCGCAATATCCCTTCAAGCAACATGGAGCATCAGGAGCTTGGGTTTCGGATCGCCTGCCGCACTTTTCGGAAGTTGTCGACAAAGTCTGCTTTATCAAGTCAATGCAAACAGACCAGTTCAACCACGGGCCTGCCCAGCTTATGGTCCAAAGTGGTCAATCTCGGATTGGCTACCCTTCGATCGGTTCTTGGGTAACGTGGGGACTAGGAACGGAGAACGAGGATCTTCCCGGATTTATTGTGCTACTGTCAGGCGGGCGTTTGCCGCGGGTGGGCAACGCGCTGTGGAGTAGTGGGTTTCTTCCATCGGTGTACCAGGGAGTCCAATGCCGCTCTAAGGGAGACCCCGTTTTGAATGTTTCGAATCCGCAGGGTGTGTCTCGCGATCAACGCCGCGCCGCACTTGACTCTCTTAAACGCCTCAACGAAATGAATCACGCGCAGTTTGGCGATCCGGAAACGTTGACTCGCATATCCCAGTACGAGTTGGCTTTCCGCATGCAAACCGCGGTTCCCGATGCGATGGACATCTCGCAAGAGTCGCCAGCGACCCATGAAGAATATGGTGTGGAGTTGGGCAAGGAGTCTTTTGCAAATAACTGCCTGTTGGCTCGGCGGCTAGCCGAGCGGGGCGTGCGTTTTATTCAACTGTACGACTGGGGCTGGGATACCCATGGATCGAACGAGAGTGAGTCGCTCAATGGTGGATTTAATCGAAAGTGCCAGCAGTCCGACCGTCCGATGACTGCCTTGCTGCGTGACCTCGATCGTCGTGGTCTGTTAGAAGATACGTTGGTCGTGTGGAGCGGTGAGTTCGGGAGAACTTCCATGGCAGAAAATCGAGGCGGTGTGGCCACGCGATTCATCGGTCGAGATCACAATCCCAACGCATTCACGCTATGGATGGCCGGTGGTGGTGTGAAGGCCGGATTTAGCTATGGCGAAACCGATGAAATGGGATATCACGTAGCTGAGAATCCCGTCCAGGTTCGAGATTTTCATGCCACGCTGCAGCGTTTGCTGGGGATCGATTACCAGCGCATGACTTTCCCCTATCAGGGGTTGAACCAAAAATTGACCGGTGTCAAACCTGCCCGCGTGGTGGAAGAAGTCCTGCTGTAGCGCAAAACCACAGGTGCCTCTGGAGTACGTTGACTTTGGAGTGCGTTGACTCGTCATCGCTTTGGAGTGGTTCACGGTGGGTAGTCGTTGGTCCACCGAGCGGTTGTTTTGGGGCTAGGACAGAAGTCTTTTGCCGTCCATTTTTCCGCTCAGCCGTTAAGGCACTTGGTTGCCGGGCAAGAAAGCTTCGACGAGTCGCAGCAGTCCCTAGGGCTCCTACTCCTGCAATCGGGGATGGTCGCGTAAGAAAGTCTGCCAACTACTGCTGGAAATCGCGGTTCCCTGAATGTCGCATTGCCGCAGTGCTGGCAACGCATCGAGCGTTTCCAAAGCCGCATCGGTCACGGGCGTTAGCGTCAGCCACAGGGTTTCCAGTGCACCGAGACCCGCTAGTTGAGACAGTTTCTGATCGTCAATTGCGCAGCGCGCCAGGTCGAGTTCTGCCAACGCTTGGAGCTCGTTGAGTTGCTTTAAGAAGGAGCCCTCTACCGGTGTTCCCTCAACGCTTAGGCGGTTGAGTTCCTTGAGCAAGGGAAGCCATTTTAGTTGTTCATCGGTAATGTTGGTAAAAGAGAGGTCAAGCCACTGGAGTTTTGCTTGATTGTCCAGGGTCTGCCAGGTCTGAGGCGTGAGTTGACTGCCGGCAAGAACGAGATCTTGAACTTGATGGCCACTGTCTCTCAAGGAATGTAGGTCTTCGTCCGACAGGGTCAGAGCCGTTTGATAGACCCGTTTGGCTTGTTGCTCGTTAGCCGCTAGCAGGTTCAAGAGGGGGCGAGGCGTATTCGCCAGGCTGCCATCGCCTCCTTGGTAGACATCGACCAGGGCCTTAAAAAATGCTTCACGTGCGCCAGCTTCTTCCAGTAATTGATCGAGAAAAAGGTGGGCCAGTCCTGCGGCATGAGTGTAGAGTCGGGATAGCTCTGGGCTCTTCTTCCACGAGTCTAAGTTGCCTTGTGTAAATTCCGACCAATCGGGCCAATATCCGTCGCGCACCGCCCGATAACGAGCTGTTTGCAGCCGGGGAGACTCCAGGCCACCAATGGTCCAGTAACTGCCACGCTGGTTCAACGATTCCATATACATGGCAATGCCCTCGACCAGCCATAGGCCGCCAGTCTCGCCTACGTGCGAGGGCTCTAAGTGCGTCGCTTCAGCGAGCAGTTGATGGGTGAGTTCGTGGAAAAGCGTGGCTGTCAGATTGTCGTCTGGATAGAAAAACGAAGTCTGAGAATCTGGGGCATAGTATCCAACCGAAACACCGATATTTGCCTCGGAAGCTCCCAAGAGTTGCAAGTACTCTTGTCGGTCTCGCAAGAGAACCACTTGGATCTCTTCAGGTTGGTCCCACGGTACCGCGCTTCCTGCTAGGCGTTGTTGAAGTTGGCCAGGGGCGGCCCACAGTGGATAAAAAATTTGACTCCACAGGCAATAGAATCGCTCGAGCTGCTGTGCTAGCTCCAGGCTAGCGCGCCGATCGGCGCGGGTGAGTAAATTAAAGTGCGTCGTTCGAATCTGGCTGTAGGATCGAGCTGGCCAAGCAAAGTTGGGATGAATGGTGGTCACGGTCCGCATTTGCGGGCGCCGAGTCAGCGCGGTGGTGAAGGCCCCCAGAGCACGCCGCGATGCGGAGTGTTGAGGGTGTTCGCGGTGGACTTGCCACAGCAGTTGAAAGGCTTCGGTTTCGAGCCCTTGGCCAGCTAGCTGCTGAACCTTCTCAAAGAGAAAGTCGGCGTAGCGGTGGCGAATGGCTACAAAAGAATCGCGCCAGTGTGCTTGGTTAGTGCTCTGCGGAGCCGTTGCTGAGGGGCCGTCTTCAGCTAAGTAGAGCACGGTCTGATCATCGCGTGGGAGCGGTAGCCAATTGCGAGAATATTCCGCTTCCGACGGTAGCCCGATGCGCTCACAGATGTCCGCCAAGCGTTGCAACTCCGCTCGCATAGAAGCGTCGCTGAAGGGTGGCTCCACCTCCACTGATTCTCCAGCAGAGTTGGTCGGCAACTCTTGAGCGACCACTAAGGCAGCGTTCGCAAGCATGAGGAAGCTAGCCAATAGTGGGAAGAAGAGCTGCAAGTGCACGGTATCCTCAAGATTGGGTTAGGGCCTCGGGGCATTCCATTCCACCGCGCAAGCGGGGCTCCCGTTGAGGCCTACTTAAATGACGCGGAGAAACTTGTTTCGATGTGGTGGTTGGGGGCGGTTGCGCGCCCAACTCGAACGTTCGGCAGTTGAGCGACTCGATCGCTACCTCCATTCTGAATCAGCCAGCGGTCTCCTGGCTACTGCGAGGCGTTACAATAGCGAAGCAATGCCAAAGTTACCTCTCACCGTACCCAGTCCTAGGGACTATAGCGATAGGCGGAAAAACTCATGAATGCAAAACTAGTGCTTTGTCAAAGTTTAATCTTAGGGTTGCCCTGGAAAAGGTGTCCGACACCAAAAGCCGGAACGGCCCTACGGGGGCTTCGCACTTTTGGTGTCGGACACCTTTTCCCACTCCGCCGGGCTGTTTGTGCGGTCCTGTTTGCCGTTCTCGTGTCCTGCGGAGGGTGGGGGGCGGTGCCAGCGAGTTGGGGGGCGGAGTTGAGTCCTATAGGAGCGACTGCGCCCAACGTAGTCTTTATTCTAGCTGATGACTTGGGGTGGCGCGATCTTTCCTGCTACGGGAGCCCACTCTGCGAAACGCCCCATATCGACGCACTTGCCGCTACTGGAATGCGTTTCACCAATGCCTACAGTGCCGCATCGATTTGCTCTCCGACGCGCGCTAGTTTGATGACTGGCAAGCATCCGGTGCGAACCGGGGTCACCGACTATATTCCCGGGCTGAAATCAAAGCCGGAACAAATGCGGACACCCCGCACGGCACGGCAACTGGCTTTGGAGGAAGTGACCTTAGGAGAAATGTTCCAACAAGCTGGTTATGAAACGATGTACGCCGGGAAATGGCATTTAGGAGGGGTCGGTTACGAGCCGCCCGACCAGGGCTTTGACGTGTATGTTGGGGACCGGCAGCTCGGCCCCCATGGACGCGATTGGACGGTTGGAACGCGAATCACCGCCGCCTTTGATGAATTTGTGACGGCACGTCAGGCCGCTGAAGCGTCGGCCCCATTCTTGGCTTATCTGTCCTTTCATGAACCCCACATTCCCATCTTGGAATATCCCGAACATATCAATCACTTTCAGCAGAAAGTCGCAGGCTTGGGAGAATCGCCGGCACCACGTGCCGAACGCGAGGGCCGAACGCGAATGCGGCAGGATGATGCCGCCTATGGTAGTGAGGTCGCAGGGCTGGATGATCTGGTGGGCCAAGTCGTGGCGACGCTAGATCACGCTGGACTCCGCGAAGAGACCTTGATCGTTTTCTATTCGGACAACGGTGGGCTGTCGACCAAGTCGCAGCCGGGACCCACAAGCAATCTGCCGCTACGGGCGGGCAAGGGGTGGTTGTACGAAGGTGGGCTACGCGTACCGTTGCTCGTGTCACTGCCAGGGAAGATCGAACCTGCGTCGGTGTCTGATCAGTTGACGGTAAGCTACGATCTGGTGCCAACCCTGCTCGATCTGGTGGGGGCCGAAGTGTCGGTGAACAATGCGTTGCCACCGCAAGCTCTGGATGGCCGTAGTTTACAGCCTATCCTGCTAGGCGATGTGGAATCGCTGCCGGCAAGGGCCGAGTATTGGCACTACCCACACTATCACGGTTCAACCTGGGCCCCCGGTGCAGCCATGCGCGACGGTGATTGGAAGTTAATTCAGTTCGACCACTACGGGCAGGTTGAACTCTACAATCTGGCCGAGGATCCCAGCGAAACGAAGGACTTGGCCGCGGAGCACCCCGAGCGGGTGGCAGACATGCAGCAACGCTTAGCAGCCTGGCAAGCTTCGGTAGGGGCCCGCTTTGCTCAACCGAAAAATCTAGCTGTCGAGGAGCTCGTGGCTTGGTGCATCGTCCCCTTCGATGCAAGTCGCCGTGGACCCGAGGCACGTGCACAAATGTTGCAGGAGTTGGGCCTGCGGAAGCTTGCCTACGACTGGCGCGAAGAGCACGTGGCGACTTGGGATGCAGAAATTGACGCGTTGGCTGCGCACGACATCGAGCTGACAGCTTTTTGGTGCTCCAGTTCGCTCTCGCCAGGACAAGATCCTGGTACGCAACGCATCCTCGATTTTCTGCGTCGGCGACAAGTGACCACTCAATTGTGGGTCATGCTGCCCGATCATGAATTGTCAAAAATTGATGATGAGGCTGAGCGTGTGCAGCGGGCGGCATTGGCACTCCGGCAGTATGCGGAGCTCGCGGGAGAGATTGGATGTCAGGTTGGGCTCTACAATCACGGTGGATGGATTGGACGCCCGGAAATAATGGTCCGAGTGATGCGGGAGTTGAGTGATCTCGACAATTTGGGAATTGTCTACAATCTGCACCATGCCCATGGTGAATTGGATCAGTTTCCTACTGCACTGCGAGCCATGCTCCCCTACCTAATGTGTGTCAATTTGAATGGGACCACCGTCGGAGGCGAAAAAATTGTGACACTTGGGGAGGGGACTCTGGATGCCGAAATTCTGGGTTGGTTGCGCCAAGTACAGTACTCAGGGCCCATTGGCATTCTCGATCACCGAGGTCAATTGGATGCCAAGGAGAGTTTGGAAATGAATTTGACCGGTCTCAGGGCGTTGATTGGCCCAGTCGAGTAGCTGCTCTGCCTGCGAATCGCCTGCAATTTATCACGCATGACTACGAAAAAGCCCCGGTACAACTCCATGCATCGCATGGGAGTTGGAACCGGGGCTGATTGTTATTAGAGGCTGGCGAACATTGTTCGCGGAACTCATCGGTTATTTGATGTCAATAGGAAACTCATTCTTTCCTTCTTTGACTTCAAACTTCAGATCAGAGCTGGCCTCATTCCAATATTTTTGAGGAATGGTTTTATCGGCCTGCATGGGGACCGGTGCTGCTGAGGCATCCTCGGGAGGAACTGAGATAGGTGCAAAGTAGGCTGTATACGAACCGACTGGAATGGGATCGTCCAAAGTAAACGTTCCGTCGCTTTTGAGGTCAGCTCCGCCACCTTGGCCAGAGGACAAGTCGATCACCATAACCGAGGCGTCCGTGTATGGCTTACCTTTCACACTCACAGTGCCACTGACTGTTCCTACGGGAGGCTCGGATGAGCAGCCGCTGGAAACGGCCAGTAAGCCCAACGTTAGAAGCACTACAGCACGACAGTTTCTGAGTGATATTGCGCGATGCATGAGAATTGTTGAAACCTTAGTGGGACATGTGGAAAAGGAATGAAGAGGAGTGCCACGCAGCCTGCGGAATCGGCTGCATGGCACTGCAATGTTTAGGACCGCTGTCAGCTACTGCTCAATCGAAGCGACTTCGCCATCGTATCGGCAGCACAAACGCTTGAGGGTCATGAAGTCGATGGAATCGGAGATGAAGTGGACTGAACCATCGCCCAGACCAACTTCAATACCTCCAGTGTGCAAGGAGTTCAAGATAGTATTGTTGCGGTACATGTAGTCGGTTGCGCCACCTTGAACAATATTCGAATTGGGTGCGAAGCGAACGGTGGAAGTCCCGGTCTGCCATAGGTCACCACAGCCGGGGCCCACGCGATTTCCATGCCGACTGCCATACCAGCCACCGTAGTAGTTCGCTGATCGATTGACGCCAGCCACCAATCCGGATTGATCCGAGATGACCATGGTGTTGGAAGTACCGTCGGTCATGGAAGCCATCTTGGTCGTTTCGTTGGGAACGAGCACGCCATTATTGGATGACCAACCATGTCCGCAGTCATAGGTGCCACGGGTATCGTCCGGGCCTGGAACCGGACGAGCCGCGCCTGCGATTCCCACATAGCTGACATTCATCGCGGTTCCATTGTTGTTGGAAACTGGCGCGACATCAAAGGGATCGACCGGCGATGATGGGCAGCGGTAGGTTGGTACCAGCAGATTGACCAGAACTTCGTTGTACAGGAAGGGCGTTGGACTAGCTCCACCGGCCATGAAGTGCGAAT
Coding sequences within it:
- a CDS encoding DUF1501 domain-containing protein, yielding MSHKSIIHEANEQALQYQTRRHFLSQCTTGLGSLWLASQAQGATPNKVGGDSARGLHVPPKVKRVIYLHMIGAPSQLELFDYRPELQKYDGKDCPQAYLEGQRFAFIQGTPQMLGPQYPFKQHGASGAWVSDRLPHFSEVVDKVCFIKSMQTDQFNHGPAQLMVQSGQSRIGYPSIGSWVTWGLGTENEDLPGFIVLLSGGRLPRVGNALWSSGFLPSVYQGVQCRSKGDPVLNVSNPQGVSRDQRRAALDSLKRLNEMNHAQFGDPETLTRISQYELAFRMQTAVPDAMDISQESPATHEEYGVELGKESFANNCLLARRLAERGVRFIQLYDWGWDTHGSNESESLNGGFNRKCQQSDRPMTALLRDLDRRGLLEDTLVVWSGEFGRTSMAENRGGVATRFIGRDHNPNAFTLWMAGGGVKAGFSYGETDEMGYHVAENPVQVRDFHATLQRLLGIDYQRMTFPYQGLNQKLTGVKPARVVEEVLL
- a CDS encoding leucine-rich repeat domain-containing protein; this translates as MHLQLFFPLLASFLMLANAALVVAQELPTNSAGESVEVEPPFSDASMRAELQRLADICERIGLPSEAEYSRNWLPLPRDDQTVLYLAEDGPSATAPQSTNQAHWRDSFVAIRHRYADFLFEKVQQLAGQGLETEAFQLLWQVHREHPQHSASRRALGAFTTALTRRPQMRTVTTIHPNFAWPARSYSQIRTTHFNLLTRADRRASLELAQQLERFYCLWSQIFYPLWAAPGQLQQRLAGSAVPWDQPEEIQVVLLRDRQEYLQLLGASEANIGVSVGYYAPDSQTSFFYPDDNLTATLFHELTHQLLAEATHLEPSHVGETGGLWLVEGIAMYMESLNQRGSYWTIGGLESPRLQTARYRAVRDGYWPDWSEFTQGNLDSWKKSPELSRLYTHAAGLAHLFLDQLLEEAGAREAFFKALVDVYQGGDGSLANTPRPLLNLLAANEQQAKRVYQTALTLSDEDLHSLRDSGHQVQDLVLAGSQLTPQTWQTLDNQAKLQWLDLSFTNITDEQLKWLPLLKELNRLSVEGTPVEGSFLKQLNELQALAELDLARCAIDDQKLSQLAGLGALETLWLTLTPVTDAALETLDALPALRQCDIQGTAISSSSWQTFLRDHPRLQE
- a CDS encoding sulfatase-like hydrolase/transferase, with translation MPASWGAELSPIGATAPNVVFILADDLGWRDLSCYGSPLCETPHIDALAATGMRFTNAYSAASICSPTRASLMTGKHPVRTGVTDYIPGLKSKPEQMRTPRTARQLALEEVTLGEMFQQAGYETMYAGKWHLGGVGYEPPDQGFDVYVGDRQLGPHGRDWTVGTRITAAFDEFVTARQAAEASAPFLAYLSFHEPHIPILEYPEHINHFQQKVAGLGESPAPRAEREGRTRMRQDDAAYGSEVAGLDDLVGQVVATLDHAGLREETLIVFYSDNGGLSTKSQPGPTSNLPLRAGKGWLYEGGLRVPLLVSLPGKIEPASVSDQLTVSYDLVPTLLDLVGAEVSVNNALPPQALDGRSLQPILLGDVESLPARAEYWHYPHYHGSTWAPGAAMRDGDWKLIQFDHYGQVELYNLAEDPSETKDLAAEHPERVADMQQRLAAWQASVGARFAQPKNLAVEELVAWCIVPFDASRRGPEARAQMLQELGLRKLAYDWREEHVATWDAEIDALAAHDIELTAFWCSSSLSPGQDPGTQRILDFLRRRQVTTQLWVMLPDHELSKIDDEAERVQRAALALRQYAELAGEIGCQVGLYNHGGWIGRPEIMVRVMRELSDLDNLGIVYNLHHAHGELDQFPTALRAMLPYLMCVNLNGTTVGGEKIVTLGEGTLDAEILGWLRQVQYSGPIGILDHRGQLDAKESLEMNLTGLRALIGPVE
- a CDS encoding DUF1559 domain-containing protein; protein product: MKRQGFTLVELLVVIAIIGILVGLLLPAVQAAREAARRMSCSNNVKQISLSLHNYHDAHKSFPYGSYNLRVEWPSNGSNWRTLIMPFIEQGNVYQNLAFTYDSHFMAGGASPTPFLYNEVLVNLLVPTYRCPSSPVDPFDVAPVSNNNGTAMNVSYVGIAGAARPVPGPDDTRGTYDCGHGWSSNNGVLVPNETTKMASMTDGTSNTMVISDQSGLVAGVNRSANYYGGWYGSRHGNRVGPGCGDLWQTGTSTVRFAPNSNIVQGGATDYMYRNNTILNSLHTGGIEVGLGDGSVHFISDSIDFMTLKRLCCRYDGEVASIEQ